A single region of the Bacillus cereus genome encodes:
- a CDS encoding YojF family protein yields MEIVKDSSLIQNEIERFVNKDVYIHLETTNGAYASHFNEKMMTVGAFIRNAIIRFERGKITGTNPYRVGLKMDHGWVYAEGITHWEVDDKERLLLAGHDNQGRLAVALELSLTPFK; encoded by the coding sequence ATGGAAATAGTAAAAGATAGTTCTCTTATTCAAAATGAAATTGAACGTTTTGTAAATAAAGATGTATATATTCATTTAGAAACGACGAACGGAGCGTATGCGTCACACTTTAATGAAAAGATGATGACAGTTGGAGCATTCATTCGAAATGCAATTATTCGCTTTGAGCGCGGGAAAATAACTGGAACAAACCCATACCGAGTTGGTTTGAAAATGGATCATGGCTGGGTATATGCAGAAGGTATTACGCACTGGGAAGTAGACGATAAAGAGCGTTTATTACTCGCAGGGCATGATAACCAAGGTCGCTTAGCGGTAGCGCTTGAGTTAAGCTTAACGCCATTTAAGTAA
- a CDS encoding NAD(P)/FAD-dependent oxidoreductase — MDKMDRMDTLSLWTATANSYDKGKPLEGNEEADVVIIGAGFTGLSSAYHLQKLGKSVIVLEQETIGYGASGRNGGMVLPGYKPTMQELAKKYGAEEARQLNDLSLLSVELVKNIIDEHQINCNFRKTGHIVAAYKAKHFEGLKLESEYLNKNFGYECSVLNRSQLHQEIDSPQYYGCLVDDSSYSFQPLNYAIGLGEAAKSIGAKIFEHSKALSIEYGRNSVKVVTEKGAVTAKDIIVATDGYSGKIMAELNKGVLPISARIIATEQLPESLVNTVIPNDRMVFDTSSFLYYFRRTPDNRIVFGGGDIRPNLGDAVYQSVYDAMVKIMPKLEGSKIDYRWGGFIGVTIDTFPVIGRSKEGAYFATGYTGHGASLSTLFGNLLAQWIVTGSAGGYRFEKERLKSFPFYNQKTMLVNIAHIGFKMLDIIA, encoded by the coding sequence ATGGATAAGATGGATCGAATGGATACTCTCTCATTGTGGACAGCGACTGCAAACAGCTATGACAAAGGAAAACCTCTTGAAGGAAATGAAGAAGCAGATGTTGTCATTATTGGCGCAGGTTTCACAGGTCTTTCTTCTGCATATCATTTGCAAAAATTAGGAAAGAGTGTCATTGTCCTGGAGCAGGAAACAATCGGGTATGGCGCAAGTGGTCGTAACGGCGGGATGGTATTGCCAGGCTATAAGCCAACGATGCAGGAGCTTGCTAAGAAGTATGGTGCGGAAGAGGCGAGACAACTTAACGATCTTTCGCTGCTTAGTGTTGAACTAGTTAAAAACATCATCGATGAGCATCAAATCAACTGTAACTTTAGAAAGACAGGTCACATTGTGGCGGCTTACAAAGCCAAGCATTTTGAAGGATTGAAACTTGAAAGTGAATACTTAAACAAAAACTTTGGATATGAATGTAGCGTGCTTAATCGAAGTCAGTTGCATCAAGAAATTGATTCCCCGCAATATTATGGTTGCTTAGTCGACGACTCGAGTTACTCGTTCCAACCACTGAACTATGCAATTGGTTTGGGAGAAGCAGCTAAATCGATAGGTGCAAAAATCTTTGAGCACTCGAAAGCACTATCTATTGAGTACGGGCGAAACAGTGTGAAAGTTGTTACAGAAAAAGGTGCTGTTACAGCGAAAGACATTATTGTTGCTACAGATGGTTACTCCGGAAAAATCATGGCTGAATTGAATAAAGGAGTACTGCCAATTTCGGCACGTATTATTGCTACTGAACAGCTTCCAGAATCGCTGGTGAATACCGTCATTCCTAATGATCGCATGGTTTTTGATACAAGCAGTTTCCTTTACTATTTCAGGCGCACACCAGATAATCGGATCGTATTTGGCGGTGGCGATATTCGTCCAAACTTAGGTGATGCTGTTTATCAAAGTGTTTACGATGCCATGGTTAAAATAATGCCGAAACTAGAAGGAAGTAAGATTGATTACCGGTGGGGTGGATTTATCGGGGTAACGATTGATACGTTCCCAGTTATTGGTAGATCCAAAGAGGGCGCATATTTCGCAACGGGTTATACGGGCCACGGCGCGTCTCTTTCGACATTGTTTGGTAATTTATTGGCACAATGGATCGTTACGGGGAGTGCAGGTGGATATAGATTTGAAAAGGAACGCCTCAAATCATTCCCGTTCTATAATCAGAAAACGATGCTGGTCAATATAGCACATATTGGTTTCAAAATGTTAGATATTATTGCGTAA
- a CDS encoding MerR family transcriptional regulator: MKIGTFAKLFHVTTDTVRYYIELGLLIPDKKNTQYQMNQLCLDDMAFITELKKFHFSLIEIQRILSYRRVTNFSDHEDIDYYNNLLNDKKNELTKKKEDISKAIQLIEKAVQPNSPSTKEEDITGIPLDFVNLLYCPKCRIPLEMKDVTIKKVYINTGSLTCNCGYEAAIEEGIIITANLYETSPYPSYFYDKETIKEINPKMINLFEKSNFQFQKVLQNIDLKNKLVVETNVDAFVSLPKYIDILEPSASYVFSGYSLAMLKKVRNRIERMNTKPRVLYILNSDLNLPLKPLSIDVFVDSFTITDFSLLNPEFPSHVLKNYLHNSSKIVGGYSYYDSSAKSLKNISALYPNSHEHILYPKYLEENLSVNGFQIMQNENIGYCTDPGPYFDYHVRDEKFHMLMYLASTKK, from the coding sequence ATGAAAATTGGTACATTTGCGAAGCTTTTTCATGTTACAACTGATACCGTACGTTATTACATTGAACTTGGATTATTAATACCAGACAAAAAAAACACCCAGTATCAAATGAACCAATTGTGTTTAGACGACATGGCTTTTATTACTGAACTGAAAAAATTTCATTTTTCATTGATAGAAATCCAACGAATTTTATCGTATCGGCGTGTCACAAACTTCTCGGACCATGAGGATATCGACTACTACAACAACTTGCTCAATGATAAAAAGAATGAGCTGACTAAGAAAAAAGAAGACATATCAAAAGCTATCCAATTGATTGAAAAAGCGGTTCAACCAAACTCACCTTCAACCAAAGAAGAGGATATTACAGGAATCCCGCTTGACTTTGTAAATCTGCTCTATTGTCCGAAGTGCCGCATTCCACTTGAAATGAAAGATGTAACGATTAAAAAAGTCTACATTAACACGGGGAGTTTAACTTGTAACTGTGGATACGAAGCAGCTATCGAGGAGGGTATTATCATTACCGCGAACTTGTACGAGACGTCACCTTATCCATCTTATTTTTACGATAAAGAAACAATTAAAGAGATTAATCCCAAAATGATTAACTTATTTGAAAAAAGTAATTTTCAATTTCAAAAAGTTCTACAAAATATAGATTTAAAAAACAAATTAGTCGTGGAAACAAACGTTGACGCTTTTGTGTCACTACCGAAATATATCGACATTCTTGAACCGAGCGCATCCTATGTATTCAGTGGCTATTCGCTTGCAATGCTCAAGAAGGTTAGAAATAGAATTGAGCGTATGAATACGAAGCCACGCGTCCTTTATATTTTGAATTCCGATTTAAATCTACCATTGAAACCGCTTAGCATCGATGTTTTTGTGGATAGTTTTACAATAACTGATTTTTCACTGCTCAACCCAGAGTTCCCAAGTCACGTTCTAAAAAACTATTTACATAACAGTTCAAAAATTGTCGGTGGATACTCGTATTATGATAGCTCGGCCAAATCCTTGAAAAATATTTCAGCCTTATATCCAAATTCCCATGAGCATATTTTATATCCAAAATACTTAGAAGAGAATTTATCAGTTAACGGATTTCAAATCATGCAAAATGAAAATATTGGTTACTGTACAGATCCAGGACCTTATTTCGACTATCATGTAAGAGACGAAAAATTCCACATGCTCATGTATTTGGCTAGTACGAAAAAATAG
- the bshB2 gene encoding bacillithiol biosynthesis deacetylase BshB2, producing the protein MERHVLVVFPHPDDEAFAAGGTIRLLTDQGVPVTYACGTLGQMGRNMGKNVFANRETIPNIREKELKDACEAMGIQDLRMLGFHDKTLEFEDVDFVADKIEAIIQEVNPSRIITFYPEHGVHPDHDAFGRAVVRAVSRMPKEERPAIHAVAITRNREAVLGEPDVVNNISEVFEHKLAALGAHRSQTEAMLEETHAKIKNKDAATLKWLQLEQFWTYKWE; encoded by the coding sequence ATGGAGAGACATGTACTTGTTGTATTTCCGCATCCAGATGATGAAGCATTTGCTGCGGGAGGAACAATTCGCTTATTAACAGATCAAGGAGTACCTGTAACATACGCATGTGGTACTCTTGGACAAATGGGACGTAACATGGGGAAAAACGTATTCGCTAACCGTGAAACGATTCCAAATATCCGTGAAAAAGAATTAAAAGATGCATGTGAAGCGATGGGGATTCAAGATTTAAGAATGCTCGGTTTCCATGATAAAACGTTAGAATTTGAAGATGTTGATTTCGTTGCAGATAAAATCGAAGCGATAATTCAAGAAGTAAATCCATCTCGAATTATTACATTTTATCCAGAACACGGCGTACATCCAGATCATGATGCATTTGGCCGCGCTGTAGTTCGCGCTGTATCACGTATGCCAAAAGAAGAACGTCCAGCCATTCATGCGGTTGCGATTACGAGAAATCGAGAAGCTGTACTCGGTGAGCCGGATGTTGTAAATAATATTAGTGAAGTATTTGAGCATAAATTAGCTGCACTAGGTGCGCACCGTTCACAAACAGAAGCAATGCTTGAAGAAACACATGCAAAAATAAAAAACAAAGATGCAGCAACATTAAAATGGTTGCAACTTGAACAATTTTGGACTTATAAATGGGAGTAG